A region from the Branchiostoma lanceolatum isolate klBraLanc5 chromosome 2, klBraLanc5.hap2, whole genome shotgun sequence genome encodes:
- the LOC136427363 gene encoding F-box only protein 33-like — MATNKGNWNALPSVIVVEVLSLLPKRDLVHAATTCKAWRACLFHPGLWNRLELKLHTPQQMASAQFLATKCAGFARELCVEWPHDVDNMDVNCRNIIMRKALAVLKMAKNNRNLEKFCLKCFGCDLLGDTADDAEIITELQYVISLILSGAKNLKYLSFGYCVEVFDTATIQAVAKSCGQSLHTLHAATLYPEEQVQSLFTPSILQSLPHLQVLSMDFEELSNEILLAMCNRPTLKNLLLLQDGQPANVPSIRDRVWHLFASSNPDAEVTLTLLRMPTGLRNYLRPSMPLAHLRVLYSGEVDRATLDFVSQNHCKSLKSLTLCEWMDCGATYSLVPDTLMGEDPMVMLAWRCTNLTNLAIIGYEFSKDSLVAVARLRGNQLRSLNVSISCIVETDDDDDDEEEEEDETILADGAMSMDTLRQQVSESLGWNWTPGVYPPEFTMTSDILLEDLQVQGN; from the exons ATGGCGACAAACAAGGGGAACTGGAACGCCTTGCCCAGTGTTATCGTTGTAGAAGTCCTTTCCCTGTTGCCAAAGAGAGACCTCGTCCACGCAGCTACAACATGCAAGGCCTGGAGAGCTTGTCTTTTCCACCCTGGGCTGTGGAACCGTCTAGAATTGAAGCTACATACGCCACAACAGATGGCAAG CGCACAGTTTCTCGCAACAAAATGCGCGGGATTCGCACGAGAGCTGTGCGTGGAATGGCCGCACGACGTCGACAATATGGACGTGAACTGTCGGAATATCATCATGAGAAAAGCGCTGGCCGTGCTCAAGATGGCCAAGAACAACAGAAATCTGGAGAAGTTCTGTCTGAAGTGCTTCGGATGTGATCTTTTGGGTGATACAGCGGACGACGCTGAAATAATAACAGA GCTGCAATATGTGATCTCCTTGATTCTAAGTGGTGCCAAGAACCTGAAGTACCTGTCCTTCGGCTACTGTGTGGAGGTCTTCGACACCGCTACCATCCAGGCTGTGGCCAAGTCCTGCGGGCAGTCCCTTCACACGCTGCATGCTGCTACTCTTTACCCTGAAGAGCAAGTACAGAGTCTCTTCACGCCCTCCATCTTACAGTCCCTCCCGCACCTACAAGTGCTGAGCATGGACTTCGAAGAGCTGAGCAACGAGATCCTCTTAGCCATGTGCAACCGGCCGACTCTCAAgaacctcctcctcctccaagaCGGCCAGCCCGCCAACGTCCCCAGCATCCGAGACCGTGTGTGGCACCTCTTCGCCTCCAGCAACCCGGACGCGGAGGTGACCCTGACCTTGTTGCGGATGCCGACGGGGCTGCGTAACTACCTGAGACCTAGCATGCCGCTGGCGCACCTCCGGGTGCTGTACTCCGGAGAGGTGGATAGGGCCACGCTGGACTTTGTGTCGCAGAACCACTGCAAGTCGCTGAAGAGTCTGACGCTGTGTGAGTGGATGGACTGTGGCGCGACGTACTCCCTGGTACCGGACACCCTGATGGGGGAGGACCCAATGGTGATGCTGGCCTGGAGATGCACCAACCTCACCAACCTGGCAATCATAG GGTATGAATTTTCCAAGGACAGCCTGGTCGCTGTTGCACGTTTGCGGGGCAACCAACTCCGGTCCCTCAATGTCTCCATCTCCTGCATCGTGGAGactgatgacgatgatgatgatgaagaggaggaggaagatgaaaCCATCCTTGCCGATGGAGCAATGTCTATGGACACCCTCCGACAACAG GTCTCCGAGAGCCTTGGCTGGAACTGGACCCCTGGCGTCTACCCTCCCGAGTTCACCATGACATCAGACATCCTGCTAGAAGACCTGCAGGTCCAGGGCAACTAG